One Candida dubliniensis CD36 chromosome 1, complete sequence genomic region harbors:
- a CDS encoding telomere-binding protein, putative (Similar to C. albicans RIM1) — protein sequence MLRSFTRSFTSTVVKRDFARAQLFGRVGNVDFRESESGTKYVTYSVAVNRYDRESNDNVPTWYRVVAFDPIQIDRLEKILKVGRLVHVDAALRVRRHEDPETHKFTSEISLVQTGFDIASYKKRTEGEGEGEGENSSHAEE from the coding sequence TCACTTCTACAGTTGTTAAACGTGATTTTGCCAGAGCTCAATTGTTTGGTAGAGTTGGGAATGTTGACTTTAGAGAATCTGAAAGTGGCACCAAATATGTTACTTATAGTGTTGCTGTGAACCGTTACGACAGAGAATCGAATGATAATGTTCCTACCTGGTACAGAGTTGTCGCATTTGatccaattcaaattgaCCGTTTAGAAAAGATCTTGAAAGTTGGTAGACTTGTTCATGTTGATGCAGCTTTGCGTGTGAGACGTCATGAAGATCCAGAAACTCACAAATTTACAAGTGAAATTTCATTGGTTCAAACAGGTTTTGATATTGCTAGTTATAAAAAGAGAACAGAGGGTGAAGGCGAAGGCGAAGGTGAGAACAGCTCTCACGCAGAAGAGTAG
- a CDS encoding leucine aminopeptidase, putative: MKIAIILGFIVCLVNAFPLIFPEWTTNAISFFANDGYSNSDRLIKLGPENYRIVSENEKLNLKRNNINFIDVTNQIPIESAIEQGLTLKPNPPSLWRKFQLMGSKQITTLKKKIPVYNYPKHPKFAKEIFNIFQSIDVEFMQEKLSKFTSFYTRYYKSDYGIESAEWLYQQISDIIAPVKDTVVISKIEHKGWKQFSIVVSIPGQVSDKVIVGAHQDSANLILPNLMKAPGADDDGSGTVAILESLRLLITSYKDGTFKPYNTLEFHWYSAEEGGLLGSIDVFTRYSESNQVVVGMLQQDMTGYTQGSIDQGIEPHFGLIADYTSVELNNFLKQIITSYNFIPYHESQCGYACSDHASALENGYPSSFLIESEMKYTNKYIHSTMDTIDRLDWAHIKEHVKLTIAYAYELSLAINLY, translated from the coding sequence ATGAAGATTGCAATTATATTAGGTTTTATAGTGTGCTTGGTTAATGCATTTCCTTTGATTTTCCCCGAATGGACAACAAACgcaatttcattttttgcCAATGACGGTTATCTGAACAGTGACagattaatcaaattaggCCCAGAAAACTATAGAATTGTTTCGGAGAACGAGAAACTAAActtgaaaagaaataatatcaatttcatcgACGTCACTAATCAAATTCCCATTGAGAGTGCAATTGAACAGGGTTTAACTTTAAAGCCAAATCCTCCTTCGCTTTGGCggaaatttcaattaatggGTTCCAAACAAATTACAactttaaagaaaaaaatccCAGTATATAACTACCCTAAACATCCTAAATTTgcaaaagaaatatttaatattttccaATCGATAGATGTTGAGTTTATGCAAGAAAAATTAAGCAAGTTTACTTCTTTTTACACTAGATATTATAAATCAGATTATGGTATTGAAAGTGCCGAATGGTTGTATCAACAAATCTCAGATATTATTGCTCCAGTTAAAGACACGGTAGTCATATCTAAGATTGAACACAAAGGATGGAAACAGTtttctattgttgtttctatTCCAGGACAAGTGAGTGATAAAGTTATTGTTGGTGCCCATCAAGATTCTGCCAACTTGATTTTGCCAAATTTAATGAAAGCACCAGGTGCAGATGACGATGGATCAGGGACGGTTGCAATTTTGGAGTCATTACGTCTTTTGATTACTTCGTATAAAGATGGCACTTTCAAGCCATACAATACTTTAGAGTTCCATTGGTATTCTGCTGAAGAAGGTGGGTTATTGGGTTCGATTGATGTTTTCACTAGATACTCAGAAAGCAATCAAGTTGTAGTAGGGATGTTGCAACAAGATATGACTGGCTACACTCAAGGATCGATTGATCAAGGCATTGAGCCTCATTTCGGATTGATTGCAGATTACACTAGTGTTGAGTTGaacaatttcttgaaacaaataatcACAAGCTACAACTTCATTCCTTATCATGAGTCTCAATGTGGATACGCTTGTTCTGACCATGCAAGTGCATTGGAGAATGGGTATCCATCTTCATTCTTAATAGAAAgtgaaatgaaatatacTAACAAGTACATCCATTCTACGATGGATACAATTGACAGATTGGACTGGGCTCACATTAAAGAGCATGTCAAGTTAACTATTGCTTATGCATACGAATTAAGTTTAGCTATAAatctttattaa